The Saliniramus fredricksonii genome segment GCACCGGGATCGAGCATGAGATGGCGCGCCTTGATGGCGTCGGCGATGCTGACAGAGACCCGGGTCTCGCGTCGCGTGTAATCCTCAAGGCCGCAGCGCGCGAGAGCCACCGTCACCGAATGCGTCTGCGCAAGCGCCTCCTTGAGGGCGGGAAAGCGGGCCGCGCAGAAGACCGAGCGAAACAGCGCGATCGGCGTGCCGTCGGCGATGCTCACGCCCTCCCAGACATGCACTGGTGCACCGGGCGCAAGGTCCAGTGCCTGCGCCTCGCGCGCATCCGCCGGGCGCGTCTCCAGCCGGACGTGCCGCTTCTCGGGATGCAGCCCCGCCGCATGCAGATTCTGATGGAAGCGCGTGCGGCGCCCGATCCGGTAGCGCGTCGGACGCGCCGTCACGAACACGCCGGCGCCCCTTCGCGCATGCACGATGCCCGCCTCGGCCAGGGAAGCGAGCGCACGCCGCACCG includes the following:
- the phnF gene encoding phosphonate metabolism transcriptional regulator PhnF; this encodes MDETGNQAALWASIRDALEADLAAGLYAPGDKLPSEAQLAARFCANRHTVRRALASLAEAGIVHARRGAGVFVTARPTRYRIGRRTRFHQNLHAAGLHPEKRHVRLETRPADAREAQALDLAPGAPVHVWEGVSIADGTPIALFRSVFCAARFPALKEALAQTHSVTVALARCGLEDYTRRETRVSVSIADAIKARHLMLDPGAPLLRTVGINVDPQGRPVEYGRTWFAGERVELVVGDE